Proteins co-encoded in one Haladaptatus sp. ZSTT2 genomic window:
- the metG gene encoding methionine--tRNA ligase → MSHDSFPTDNPAVVTCGLPYANGDLHIGHLRTYVGGDIYSRGLRKLGQQTAFVSGSDMHGTPVAVNAWKEGVTPEEFALRFHEKYEATFPKFNIAFDNYGHTHDETNTELTQEIVRKLDEEGYIYEKEIMVAWDPEEDQPLPDRYVTGRCPYCGETARGDECDEGCGRHLEPGEIENPTSIITGNPAEYRSRPHKFFNLNELQGYLQEFIDRLEGTDNARNQPREWIEGELQDWCITRDMDWGIDYPGEGAEDLVLYVWVDAPIEYIASTKQYSERVGADVYDWEETWKESGEIVHVIGRDIIQHHTIFWPAMLHGAGYNEPRAVMASGFVNLDGKGFSTSRGRAVWADEYLDEGFHPDLLRFYIATGSRFQQDINFSWERFQERVNSELVGTVGNFLYRSLLFAHRNYEGTPDAELSDEVRERIQQAISEFGDGLNDYSIRQATTAGVRLAQFGNEYIQRNEPWKLTDDDPEKAAQVIYDCVQLSKALAVILAPALPEKADNLWSQLGEDGSVHDVGIEAALDEPQPDFDAPSELFEKIPDEQVEKLNEKLEQAIAAAAAEDDADEDDDSDMPELEPLADDRISFDDFLALDLRVGEIDLAEPIEGSDKLVRLEVDIGIETRQIVAGIKQLHDVDDLVGEKVIIVANLEKAELFGVESNGMLLAAGDQADLLTTLGDAEPGTKVA, encoded by the coding sequence ATGAGTCACGATTCGTTTCCGACGGACAATCCCGCGGTGGTGACGTGCGGGTTGCCCTACGCAAACGGCGACCTGCACATCGGCCACCTGCGAACCTACGTGGGCGGCGACATCTATTCGCGCGGCCTGCGCAAACTCGGCCAGCAGACGGCGTTCGTCTCCGGCTCCGACATGCACGGGACGCCCGTCGCCGTGAATGCGTGGAAAGAAGGCGTCACGCCCGAGGAGTTCGCACTGCGCTTCCACGAGAAGTACGAGGCGACGTTCCCGAAGTTCAACATCGCCTTCGACAACTACGGCCACACCCACGACGAGACCAACACGGAACTCACCCAGGAAATCGTCCGCAAACTGGACGAAGAGGGCTACATCTACGAGAAGGAGATTATGGTCGCGTGGGACCCCGAAGAAGACCAACCGCTCCCCGACCGCTACGTCACCGGGAGGTGTCCCTACTGTGGGGAAACCGCACGCGGTGACGAGTGCGACGAGGGGTGTGGTCGCCACTTAGAACCCGGCGAAATTGAGAACCCGACCAGTATCATCACCGGGAACCCCGCAGAGTACCGCTCGCGGCCACACAAGTTCTTCAACTTGAACGAACTGCAGGGCTATCTTCAGGAGTTCATCGACCGTTTAGAGGGCACGGACAACGCCCGCAACCAGCCACGCGAGTGGATTGAAGGCGAACTCCAAGACTGGTGTATCACCCGTGATATGGACTGGGGTATTGACTACCCCGGCGAAGGTGCAGAAGACCTCGTCCTCTACGTGTGGGTTGACGCACCAATCGAGTACATCGCTTCGACGAAACAGTACAGCGAACGCGTCGGCGCGGACGTGTACGACTGGGAGGAGACGTGGAAAGAGAGCGGCGAAATCGTCCACGTCATCGGCCGCGACATCATCCAACACCACACCATCTTCTGGCCCGCAATGCTCCACGGCGCGGGCTACAACGAACCGCGCGCCGTCATGGCGAGTGGGTTTGTGAACTTAGACGGCAAAGGCTTCTCGACCTCGCGAGGCCGTGCGGTCTGGGCTGACGAGTACTTAGACGAAGGCTTCCACCCGGACCTCCTGCGATTCTACATCGCCACCGGCAGTCGCTTCCAACAGGACATCAACTTCTCGTGGGAGCGCTTCCAAGAGCGCGTCAATTCCGAACTCGTCGGGACGGTCGGCAACTTCCTCTACCGCTCGCTGCTGTTTGCCCACCGCAACTACGAGGGGACGCCCGACGCAGAACTCTCTGATGAGGTGCGCGAGCGCATCCAACAAGCCATCTCCGAGTTCGGCGACGGCCTGAACGACTACTCCATCCGGCAGGCGACGACCGCCGGTGTGCGCCTCGCCCAGTTCGGCAACGAGTACATCCAGCGCAACGAGCCGTGGAAGCTCACTGACGACGACCCAGAAAAGGCCGCACAGGTCATCTACGACTGCGTGCAGCTTTCGAAGGCGCTCGCCGTCATCCTCGCCCCCGCGCTGCCCGAGAAGGCGGATAATCTCTGGAGCCAACTCGGTGAAGACGGCTCGGTCCACGACGTGGGCATCGAGGCCGCCCTCGATGAACCACAGCCCGATTTCGACGCGCCGAGCGAACTGTTCGAGAAAATTCCGGACGAGCAGGTCGAAAAACTGAACGAGAAATTAGAACAGGCCATCGCCGCCGCGGCGGCTGAAGACGACGCAGACGAAGACGACGATTCCGACATGCCAGAACTCGAACCCCTCGCAGACGACCGTATCAGCTTCGACGACTTCCTCGCGCTCGACCTCCGTGTCGGGGAAATCGACCTCGCAGAGCCAATCGAAGGCTCCGACAAACTCGTCCGCCTCGAAGTGGATATTGGGATTGAAACCCGCCAAATCGTCGCGGGCATCAAGCAACTGCACGACGTAGACGACCTCGTCGGTGAGAAGGTCATCATCGTCGCAAACCTTGAGAAGGCAGAACTGTTCGGCGTCGAGTCGAACGGCATGTTGCTCGCCGCGGGCGACCAAGCCGACCTGCTGACGACGCTCGGTGACGCAGAACCGGGCACGAAGGTCGCGTAA
- a CDS encoding YqaA family protein — MSPVALVSVIELSLSVDGFFHALEQAVQTATGPLGLFIIALYSFLIAIVLPLPSEVVLGAPLELGLPHSVELGLIILVSGLGKAAGSVFAFHIGHQAKQAGPIVRALERSGIDIVAWSERRIVALAKRFGFVGLALALSVPGFPDTLSIYAFTVLEEDYVKFAAATFAGSVGRLLFTLGVLGAFSSVF; from the coding sequence GTGTCACCCGTTGCACTGGTGTCTGTCATCGAACTTTCCCTCTCCGTCGATGGCTTCTTCCATGCATTAGAACAGGCCGTTCAGACTGCGACGGGACCGCTCGGCCTCTTTATCATCGCGCTGTACTCGTTTCTCATTGCGATTGTCCTCCCGCTACCGAGCGAAGTCGTCCTCGGCGCGCCACTTGAACTTGGTCTGCCTCACTCGGTCGAACTCGGACTCATTATCTTAGTCAGCGGGCTTGGGAAAGCCGCAGGGAGCGTGTTCGCCTTCCACATCGGTCATCAGGCGAAGCAAGCCGGGCCAATCGTTCGTGCGCTTGAACGCTCCGGTATCGACATCGTCGCGTGGTCTGAGCGGCGCATCGTCGCGCTCGCCAAACGCTTCGGGTTCGTCGGCCTTGCCCTCGCGCTGTCCGTGCCCGGCTTCCCGGACACCCTCTCGATTTACGCATTCACCGTTTTAGAAGAGGACTACGTGAAGTTCGCCGCGGCCACGTTTGCGGGGAGCGTCGGGCGATTGTTGTTCACCCTCGGCGTCCTCGGGGCGTTCTCATCAGTGTTCTAA
- a CDS encoding LiaF transmembrane domain-containing protein, with amino-acid sequence MAASRRRFSGQLLTGGVIIIIGLLLLIQTTGLYDTGRLWEFVPSLFVLLGVWAIVRSRGRNLVGPVFLIVVAGTIQLLVLDVLSDAFVAQWWPLGIVLVGAAIILNRARRRDVPAELVDRLDTIVAFGGVERRLASKAFTGGEVMAIFGGADIDLRDATIAPPATLNVIAMFGAAEFRVPPEWDVRLEVLPILGGVEDSRLRHPMDEDREAPDLVITGFAAFGGVEITD; translated from the coding sequence ATGGCAGCTAGTCGTCGCAGGTTCTCTGGCCAACTGCTCACCGGTGGGGTTATCATCATAATTGGGCTGCTGTTGCTCATCCAGACAACGGGTTTGTACGACACCGGCCGGCTCTGGGAGTTCGTCCCGTCGTTGTTCGTCCTCCTCGGCGTGTGGGCCATCGTCCGCAGCAGGGGGCGCAATCTCGTCGGGCCGGTGTTCCTCATCGTCGTCGCCGGAACCATCCAACTGCTCGTCCTCGACGTGCTTTCCGATGCGTTCGTCGCCCAGTGGTGGCCCCTCGGAATCGTCCTCGTCGGCGCAGCAATCATCCTCAACCGGGCGCGCCGCCGCGATGTGCCTGCCGAACTCGTAGACCGTCTCGATACGATTGTCGCCTTTGGCGGCGTAGAGCGCCGTCTCGCCTCGAAAGCGTTCACTGGTGGCGAGGTGATGGCGATTTTCGGCGGCGCGGACATCGACCTCCGCGACGCGACGATTGCCCCGCCTGCGACGCTCAACGTCATCGCCATGTTCGGTGCCGCAGAGTTCAGAGTACCCCCGGAGTGGGACGTTCGCTTGGAAGTGTTGCCCATCCTCGGCGGCGTCGAAGACTCGCGCCTGCGCCACCCGATGGATGAAGACCGTGAGGCACCAGACCTCGTCATCACGGGCTTTGCGGCGTTTGGTGGCGTCGAAATCACCGACTGA